A genome region from Gardnerella vaginalis includes the following:
- a CDS encoding ABC transporter ATP-binding protein, with amino-acid sequence MAEVVFDHVTRIYPGNDKPSVDDLNMTIKDGEFLVLVGPSGCGKSTTLRMLAGLEEVNKGRILIGGQDVTTMQPKDRDIAMVFQNYALYPHMTVADNMGFALKIAGVSKEEIRKRVEKAAEVLDLTEYLDRKPKALSGGQRQRVAMGRAIVREPKVFLMDEPLSNLDAKLRVQTRTQIAALQRQLGVTTLYVTHDQTEALTMGDRIAVIKLGVLQQVGAPTELYDRPANVFVAGFIGSPSMNINQHPVVDGKAQIGEDSITLPAEAVDKLTEEDKGQIIVGFRPEDASLATSDDPNAFSLKVVNVEDLGSDGYIYGNIITDGSPEEASTMMSDQNKLTTIRVNPRALPKVGDTVKIKIDPSKMHLFAPSTELRLN; translated from the coding sequence ATGGCAGAAGTTGTATTTGATCATGTCACCCGTATCTACCCAGGCAATGACAAGCCATCGGTTGATGATTTGAACATGACTATTAAGGATGGCGAGTTCCTTGTACTCGTTGGTCCATCTGGTTGCGGTAAGTCAACGACATTGAGAATGTTGGCTGGTTTGGAAGAGGTTAACAAAGGTCGCATTCTTATTGGTGGTCAAGATGTTACTACTATGCAGCCAAAAGATCGCGATATTGCAATGGTGTTCCAGAACTACGCATTGTATCCGCATATGACTGTTGCAGACAATATGGGCTTTGCTCTTAAGATTGCAGGCGTAAGTAAGGAAGAAATCCGCAAGCGTGTTGAAAAGGCTGCTGAGGTTTTGGATTTGACTGAGTACTTGGATCGTAAGCCTAAGGCACTTTCTGGTGGTCAGCGTCAGCGCGTGGCAATGGGTCGTGCAATTGTTCGTGAACCAAAAGTCTTCCTCATGGATGAGCCTCTTTCCAACCTTGATGCAAAGCTTCGTGTACAGACTCGTACACAGATTGCAGCATTGCAGCGTCAGCTTGGCGTCACTACCCTTTACGTGACCCACGATCAGACTGAAGCTTTGACAATGGGTGACCGTATTGCTGTAATCAAGCTTGGTGTTTTGCAGCAGGTTGGTGCTCCTACCGAGCTTTATGATCGTCCAGCGAACGTGTTCGTTGCAGGCTTCATTGGTTCCCCATCTATGAACATCAACCAGCATCCAGTTGTTGACGGCAAGGCTCAGATTGGCGAAGATTCCATCACTCTTCCAGCAGAAGCTGTTGATAAGCTTACTGAAGAAGATAAGGGTCAGATTATTGTCGGCTTCCGTCCAGAAGATGCAAGCTTGGCAACTTCTGATGATCCAAATGCCTTCTCCTTGAAGGTTGTGAACGTGGAAGATCTTGGCTCTGACGGTTATATTTACGGCAACATCATCACTGATGGCTCTCCAGAAGAGGCATCTACAATGATGAGCGACCAGAACAAGCTCACAACGATTCGCGTGAACCCACGTGCGCTTCCAAAGGTCGGTGACACTGTAAAGATCAAGATTGATCCATCCAAGATGCACCTGTTTGCACCTTCTACAGAGCTGCGTTTGAACTAA
- a CDS encoding carbohydrate ABC transporter permease, which produces MINTTKSSNNQAAMPPRTRFYTVEHPKKSPMMTFWVYLYLLYALVPFVWLFINATKTKADFASTFGLSFGSSFALWDNIIEVFTYNNGIFARWILNTVLYTIIGTIISVLFATMGGYALAKLNFKGKHFILLTILGSMAIPGVLLVVPQFLIFSQLGLTNTPWAVIIPSLLNPFGLYLMWTFSGQSVPTSLIEAARIDGAGEGRIFFQVALPLMKPSLVTVSLFAFVSIWYNYFLPLIMLKDSKWYPLALGLAQWNAQGNEGGNMPIIPNLVITASLLVVFPLILLFLALQRYWQSGLAIGATKG; this is translated from the coding sequence GCCCAATGATGACATTCTGGGTGTATCTATATCTCTTATATGCCCTCGTTCCATTTGTTTGGCTATTCATAAATGCTACAAAAACTAAGGCTGATTTTGCTTCTACATTCGGCCTATCATTTGGATCCTCATTCGCGCTATGGGACAATATAATAGAGGTATTTACATATAACAATGGCATTTTCGCGCGATGGATTCTGAATACGGTCCTATACACAATAATTGGCACTATTATTTCTGTATTGTTTGCAACTATGGGAGGATATGCTCTAGCAAAACTCAATTTTAAAGGTAAACACTTTATTTTGCTAACCATCTTAGGATCTATGGCAATTCCAGGAGTACTGCTGGTAGTTCCACAGTTCTTGATTTTCTCGCAACTTGGTTTAACGAACACTCCTTGGGCTGTAATAATCCCATCGCTCCTAAACCCATTTGGTCTATATTTAATGTGGACATTCTCAGGGCAAAGTGTTCCAACTTCTCTTATAGAAGCAGCACGTATTGATGGCGCTGGTGAAGGACGCATTTTCTTCCAAGTGGCATTACCACTTATGAAGCCATCATTGGTAACAGTGTCATTGTTTGCATTTGTTTCTATTTGGTACAATTACTTCCTTCCATTGATAATGCTTAAAGACTCTAAATGGTATCCATTGGCATTAGGACTTGCACAGTGGAATGCTCAAGGAAATGAAGGCGGCAATATGCCGATTATTCCAAACCTAGTCATTACCGCATCTTTGCTGGTCGTATTCCCACTGATCCTGTTGTTCTTAGCATTGCAACGCTACTGGCAATCAGGCTTAGCAATTGGAGCAACAAAAGGATAA
- a CDS encoding DUF4032 domain-containing protein — MEWNDTPLLDPRAMQATSVSAQDETVSSAEPQALKITAASSNPQMFMLPWELPLSQWPTNLFVNLPRGISRHVVRFVHVGDEVYAMKEITRQVAEREYELLRRLRKLELPTVTPIAVVAGRKDKNGEPLEAMLVTRHLKFSLPYRALFARTLRPDTAERLIDALAVLMVRLHLSGFYWGDVSLSNVLFLRDADAFTAFLVDAETGDLHGSLTEGQREYDIDLARTNIIGELMDLSSGQLLPGEVDEISIGDRLVDRYHSLWSTLTDVDKFSPDEMWRIERRVNRLNELGFYVDELEMKTSVDGRRVLVRPRVVDAGYASRKLLRLTGLDVQENQARRLLNDLDAYRTSTWRQGEELEIVATDWMREVFEPTVRMIPAEFRSQIQPAQFFHEVLDHRWFMAERVGHDVSMQDAVTSYIKNVLPQYKMDKRVLAAINADADSGVVDDEYTYSTSSPMTRDIDEDDQDASVWAS; from the coding sequence ATGGAATGGAACGATACTCCTTTATTGGATCCACGTGCTATGCAAGCAACATCAGTATCTGCGCAGGATGAAACTGTATCTTCTGCAGAGCCTCAAGCTTTGAAGATTACTGCTGCAAGCTCTAATCCTCAAATGTTTATGCTTCCGTGGGAGCTTCCATTATCTCAATGGCCTACAAATCTTTTTGTAAACTTGCCGCGCGGTATCTCTAGGCACGTTGTGCGATTTGTGCACGTAGGCGACGAAGTGTATGCAATGAAGGAAATTACTCGTCAAGTTGCTGAACGCGAATATGAGCTTTTAAGGCGTTTGCGCAAATTGGAGCTTCCAACTGTTACTCCTATAGCTGTTGTAGCTGGTAGAAAAGATAAGAACGGTGAACCGCTTGAGGCAATGCTGGTAACTCGTCATCTTAAATTCTCTCTTCCATATCGCGCTCTGTTTGCTCGTACATTAAGACCTGATACTGCAGAGCGTTTGATTGATGCGCTTGCTGTGCTTATGGTTCGTCTGCATCTTTCGGGATTCTATTGGGGAGATGTTTCTCTTTCTAACGTTCTATTTTTAAGAGACGCGGATGCTTTTACAGCATTTCTAGTTGATGCTGAAACAGGTGATTTGCATGGAAGCCTTACAGAAGGTCAGCGTGAATACGATATTGATTTAGCTCGCACAAACATAATTGGCGAACTAATGGATTTAAGTTCTGGTCAACTTTTGCCTGGTGAGGTCGATGAGATTAGCATTGGAGATAGGCTCGTTGACCGTTATCATTCTCTTTGGAGCACGCTTACAGATGTGGACAAATTTAGTCCAGACGAAATGTGGCGTATTGAAAGACGAGTCAATAGGCTTAATGAGCTTGGTTTTTATGTTGACGAGTTGGAAATGAAAACTTCTGTGGATGGGCGAAGAGTGTTGGTTCGTCCACGAGTTGTGGATGCTGGTTATGCTTCACGTAAGCTACTTCGTTTGACTGGTCTTGATGTTCAGGAGAACCAGGCTCGTAGGCTTCTTAATGATTTAGACGCTTATCGTACGTCTACGTGGCGCCAGGGTGAAGAGTTGGAGATTGTTGCTACTGATTGGATGCGTGAGGTGTTTGAGCCTACGGTACGCATGATTCCTGCTGAGTTTAGATCGCAAATCCAACCTGCACAGTTCTTCCATGAAGTATTAGATCATCGTTGGTTTATGGCGGAACGCGTTGGGCATGATGTTTCTATGCAAGATGCTGTAACAAGCTATATTAAGAACGTTTTGCCGCAATATAAGATGGACAAGCGTGTTTTGGCCGCGATTAATGCAGATGCTGATTCTGGTGTGGTAGACGATGAATACACGTATTCTACTTCGTCTCCTATGACTCGCGATATTGATGAAGATGACCAAGACGCTAGCGTTTGGGCTAGTTGA
- a CDS encoding serine/threonine-protein kinase, with protein sequence MEDVSIFDLRSGQNIGGYTLIERLGGGAMGSVWRVHDDGGQFYAMKILRASMLEDQSEDLDSLENTNPQEQARLRLRREALALQKIHHEGVCSIVDMELDASIAFIVTELIDGHNLKEDVAINGPYVADDLERLAHKLIDAVKAVHNAGIIHRDIKPTNVMISTTGPVLVDFGISMGQGESHVTRTGLVMGTPGFIAPEIIEGSDSDEITDWWSVAAVLAFAATGKPVFGTKPIMAVLERAASGNANLNGLPINTMRAFKSALSPKRSERCTPEQLEQAICQDALNPMALQESNYPFDHTSDGLTVPNQLTQTRIMPENPRKLWVAEDPKSSDFTTPVDTTLFNTTRFNTDSDDSTKIVDRQNFDQQDVDEQNNVYQDEQEYANEQEYAKNSEQGNIHPKTSKYMFRGTFSLIIFAILSSSISVFSIIDALSANIILMLVTATIGYNVCAQLRRQSANDSTGGKDWLIRIGSIPWHFVRASIYTIPRLVTMIITGVIGAYIYPLMIHATPQLIKFKIWFITIQFPTYSPDVFSQTSIGYLIGFIAGWIIAFILGKTKIFRIGAGAILGAGKISNEQEI encoded by the coding sequence ATGGAAGATGTGAGCATATTTGATTTGCGTTCTGGCCAAAACATTGGCGGATACACGCTAATTGAACGCTTAGGCGGAGGAGCTATGGGCTCTGTCTGGCGCGTCCACGATGACGGTGGCCAATTTTACGCAATGAAAATTCTGCGCGCATCTATGTTAGAAGATCAAAGTGAAGATTTAGATTCATTAGAAAACACTAATCCTCAAGAACAAGCAAGACTTAGACTTAGACGAGAAGCTCTAGCTTTACAAAAAATTCATCACGAAGGCGTGTGCTCAATAGTAGATATGGAACTTGACGCTTCCATAGCATTTATAGTTACAGAGCTAATTGATGGTCACAATCTTAAAGAAGATGTAGCTATTAACGGTCCATATGTAGCAGACGATTTAGAACGACTAGCTCACAAGCTAATCGATGCAGTAAAAGCGGTTCACAACGCTGGAATAATACACAGAGACATTAAGCCTACAAACGTTATGATTTCTACAACAGGACCAGTTTTGGTTGATTTTGGTATATCTATGGGTCAGGGCGAATCGCATGTTACACGCACTGGTTTAGTTATGGGCACCCCTGGTTTTATTGCTCCAGAAATCATTGAAGGATCAGATTCTGACGAGATTACAGATTGGTGGAGCGTCGCTGCAGTTCTTGCTTTTGCCGCAACAGGAAAGCCTGTTTTTGGAACAAAACCAATAATGGCGGTTTTGGAAAGGGCAGCTTCAGGAAACGCTAATCTTAATGGACTCCCTATAAATACTATGCGTGCATTTAAGTCTGCATTAAGCCCTAAAAGAAGCGAACGCTGTACTCCCGAACAACTTGAACAAGCTATTTGCCAAGATGCATTAAATCCTATGGCTTTACAGGAATCTAATTACCCTTTTGACCATACGTCTGATGGGTTAACTGTACCTAATCAGCTAACACAAACTCGCATTATGCCAGAAAATCCTAGAAAACTGTGGGTTGCTGAAGATCCTAAAAGCAGTGATTTTACAACACCTGTTGATACGACACTTTTTAATACAACACGTTTTAATACAGATTCTGATGACTCTACAAAAATTGTTGATAGACAAAATTTTGATCAACAAGATGTTGATGAACAGAATAATGTTTATCAAGATGAACAAGAATACGCGAATGAACAAGAATACGCGAAAAATTCTGAACAGGGTAATATACATCCTAAAACAAGTAAATATATGTTTCGCGGAACATTTTCTTTAATAATATTTGCAATACTTTCCTCATCTATTTCAGTATTCTCTATTATTGACGCACTATCTGCAAACATTATTCTTATGCTTGTTACAGCCACAATAGGATACAATGTTTGCGCACAATTACGCAGACAATCCGCAAACGATTCGACTGGTGGGAAAGATTGGTTGATAAGAATCGGTAGTATACCTTGGCATTTTGTACGAGCGTCTATTTACACGATTCCTAGATTAGTCACAATGATAATTACAGGTGTTATTGGCGCATATATCTACCCACTTATGATTCATGCGACTCCACAATTAATTAAATTCAAAATATGGTTTATTACCATACAATTTCCAACTTACTCTCCAGATGTTTTCTCTCAAACATCAATTGGATATCTTATTGGTTTTATAGCAGGATGGATTATTGCTTTTATTTTAGGGAAAACTAAGATTTTCAGAATCGGAGCAGGAGCAATTCTCGGAGCGGGAAAAATCTCAAACGAGCAAGAAATATAG
- a CDS encoding glycoside hydrolase family 2 TIM barrel-domain containing protein — protein MARPSIYNDNTCWDEPTYTCISSNNAKTDWITNPQVFAVNTIPAHSHHHYTINGTTPIQSLNGTWEVKLLSSRIFNPENLDENIKNYEDSSYKTISVPSHLQMNGLLKPQYVNVQYPWDGHEDVQAPNVPSLNHVAIYKKHFVLQNNLKQILNEEGKATITFHGAQTAIYVWINGKFVGYGEDSFTPSEFDITQFLEDSENSIVVACYEFSSASWLEDQDYWRLHGIFRSVELRVQPSNHISNLHVDADYINDTNTGKLAFRANIEGDNLTDITLHAYLTNHKYSNDKFTNNNEILWDCTLPAQTITELKPTTIPNALPWSAEYPALYDLHIDVVSKQSNIIEHVVQPIGFRHFDIENGIMRLNGKRIIFKGVNRHEFNCDRGRAITYDDMVSDVRFCKQHNINAVRTSHYPNQDVWYDLCDEYGLYLIDETNLETHGTWSDGRGNITPECAIPGSRDEWRAACVNRVDSMIQRDYNHPCVLIWSLGNESFGGDVFRSMYHHAHALDAHRPVHYEGQTMDKSWRDTSDIETRMYAHADEIEKYVSNNPDKPYISCEYMHAMGNSLGNMNEYVALEKYPHYQGGFIWDFIDQAIKQTLPDGSTRLTYGGDFDDRPTDYEFCCNGLLFADRKPSPKAIEAKQQYANIRLFPNENGVRIENHQLFTNTENYVFLAQLRVDGKIMWSQPYTCNVEPENDFEMPIEWPLEQYQSSGEEITFEVSCALAKSTCWAQKGYELSFGQYTILTKNSESQAKQISDARLHKDGTVTIGRWNAGTRNSSIETLFSYSQCGLISYRLGEREFVIKRPLITTFRALTDNDRGCKHGFERAQWSVAGKYAKCVDQTAEKLDDNTLQIVYKYELANADHTTVNLTYVSKTSGDLHIELNYVPSGEDLPSIPAFGLEWMLPIEYRNLEFYGIGPVETYADRISAGRLGIWKTNAFDDFMPYLVPQETGNHEKVRWANITDDSGHGMRIQRHNSTSNFCISLLPYSSTMIEEAQHISDLGDSKHMFLRILAAQMGVGGDDSWGSPVHTEYHLPANKPYSLNVDLQLF, from the coding sequence ATGGCTAGGCCATCTATTTATAATGACAATACTTGTTGGGATGAGCCAACATATACTTGCATATCTTCTAATAATGCAAAAACTGATTGGATAACGAATCCTCAGGTTTTTGCCGTTAACACTATTCCAGCGCATTCACATCATCATTACACAATCAACGGTACCACACCAATACAGTCACTTAATGGAACGTGGGAAGTAAAGCTACTTTCTTCCCGCATATTCAACCCTGAAAACTTAGATGAGAATATTAAAAATTACGAAGATTCTTCATATAAAACAATCTCAGTTCCATCACACTTACAGATGAATGGTCTATTAAAACCGCAATACGTTAACGTTCAGTACCCTTGGGATGGCCATGAGGACGTTCAAGCACCAAATGTTCCTTCCTTAAATCACGTGGCAATTTATAAGAAACATTTTGTTTTACAAAATAATCTTAAACAGATTTTGAACGAAGAAGGTAAAGCTACTATTACCTTCCATGGAGCACAAACAGCTATTTACGTATGGATTAACGGAAAGTTTGTTGGATATGGTGAAGACTCTTTTACGCCGAGCGAATTTGATATTACTCAATTTTTGGAAGATTCTGAAAATAGTATTGTTGTAGCATGCTACGAATTTTCTAGCGCATCATGGTTAGAGGATCAAGATTATTGGAGACTACACGGCATTTTCCGTTCCGTTGAACTGCGTGTACAGCCTTCCAACCATATATCAAATCTTCATGTTGATGCAGATTATATTAATGATACAAATACTGGGAAACTCGCATTTAGAGCAAACATAGAAGGAGACAATTTAACAGATATTACACTGCACGCTTATCTTACAAATCATAAATACAGCAACGATAAATTCACAAATAATAATGAGATCTTGTGGGACTGCACGCTACCTGCACAAACAATTACTGAACTAAAACCGACTACTATTCCTAACGCACTACCTTGGAGTGCCGAATATCCTGCGCTATACGACTTACATATTGATGTTGTAAGCAAACAATCAAATATTATTGAACATGTAGTGCAGCCGATTGGTTTTAGACATTTTGATATTGAAAACGGCATAATGAGATTAAACGGAAAACGCATTATTTTCAAAGGCGTGAACCGTCATGAATTTAATTGCGACAGAGGCCGAGCAATCACATATGATGACATGGTTTCCGATGTGCGTTTTTGTAAGCAACACAATATAAACGCTGTACGAACTTCTCACTATCCTAATCAAGATGTTTGGTACGATTTATGCGACGAATATGGGTTATATCTTATTGACGAAACTAATCTAGAAACACATGGAACGTGGTCAGATGGGCGCGGAAACATAACTCCAGAATGCGCTATTCCTGGAAGTAGAGACGAATGGCGTGCCGCGTGCGTAAATCGCGTCGATAGCATGATTCAACGCGATTACAATCACCCGTGTGTGCTGATTTGGTCTCTCGGAAACGAATCCTTTGGTGGAGACGTATTTCGTTCTATGTATCATCATGCTCATGCACTAGATGCACATCGTCCAGTGCATTATGAAGGTCAGACTATGGATAAGTCTTGGCGCGATACTAGTGACATTGAAACGCGCATGTATGCTCACGCAGATGAAATAGAAAAATACGTATCAAACAACCCAGATAAACCTTATATATCTTGCGAATACATGCATGCTATGGGGAATTCATTGGGAAACATGAACGAGTATGTTGCTCTTGAAAAGTATCCACATTACCAAGGTGGTTTTATTTGGGATTTCATCGATCAGGCGATAAAACAAACTCTACCGGATGGAAGCACACGTTTGACATATGGTGGAGACTTTGATGATCGACCTACCGATTATGAATTCTGTTGCAACGGTCTATTATTCGCAGATAGAAAACCAAGTCCTAAGGCCATTGAAGCTAAACAACAATATGCAAATATAAGACTATTTCCAAACGAAAATGGTGTTCGCATAGAAAATCATCAGCTTTTCACAAATACTGAAAATTACGTATTTTTGGCACAATTACGAGTTGACGGCAAAATTATGTGGTCTCAACCATATACGTGTAATGTGGAACCTGAAAATGATTTTGAAATGCCGATAGAGTGGCCGTTGGAACAGTATCAAAGCAGTGGGGAAGAAATTACTTTTGAAGTTTCGTGCGCGCTTGCAAAATCTACATGTTGGGCACAAAAAGGATACGAATTATCGTTCGGACAATACACAATACTCACTAAAAATTCAGAATCACAAGCTAAGCAAATATCAGATGCACGATTACATAAAGATGGCACTGTTACTATTGGACGCTGGAACGCAGGAACACGTAACTCTTCAATAGAAACGCTTTTTTCATATTCACAATGTGGGCTTATTTCATACCGCCTTGGCGAACGAGAATTTGTGATTAAACGCCCTTTGATCACTACATTCCGAGCACTAACAGACAATGACCGCGGTTGCAAACATGGTTTTGAGCGTGCTCAATGGTCCGTAGCAGGTAAATATGCTAAATGCGTAGATCAAACAGCCGAGAAGCTCGACGACAATACGCTACAAATTGTATACAAATATGAGCTTGCTAACGCAGACCATACAACAGTGAATTTAACATATGTGTCTAAAACATCAGGAGATTTACACATTGAACTAAATTATGTTCCTTCTGGAGAAGATTTACCTTCCATTCCAGCATTTGGATTGGAATGGATGCTACCGATAGAATACAGAAACCTTGAATTCTATGGTATTGGTCCTGTTGAAACATATGCAGACCGTATCAGTGCGGGACGTTTAGGAATTTGGAAAACAAATGCTTTTGACGATTTTATGCCATATCTTGTTCCACAAGAAACTGGTAATCATGAAAAAGTAAGATGGGCAAACATAACAGACGATTCTGGGCATGGCATGCGTATTCAGCGACATAATAGTACCAGCAACTTCTGCATAAGTTTACTTCCATACAGCAGCACTATGATAGAGGAAGCACAACATATAAGTGATTTAGGTGACTCAAAACATATGTTCTTGCGAATTCTTGCAGCACAAATGGGAGTCGGCGGCGATGATTCGTGGGGCTCGCCTGTGCATACCGAATATCATTTGCCTGCCAATAAACCATATTCTCTAAATGTGGATTTGCAATTATTCTAA
- a CDS encoding alpha-L-fucosidase has translation MNEDYLANVRPTARQISWQSMEMYGFIHFGMNTMTDREWGLGHEDPKLFNPDNLDVDQWLDALQSAGMTGVILTCKHHDGFCLWPSKYTKHTIAYSPYKNGKGDIVREVSESACRHNMKFGVYLSPWDRTESSYGTGKIYNDFYINQLVELLTHYGPIFSVWLDGACGEGENGKTQTYDWQRIYSTIRALQPDAVISVCGPDVRWCGNEAGHARSNEWSVLPTELRSAELTSSKSQQSDDGKFSRKFASTDEDLGSRKALANYEGDFAWYPAEVDTSIRKGWFHHDNEDNNVRSSDELFDIWCQSVGGNSTLLLNVPPTRHGLLADSDVKILKELGDKIRKFHERELRDPEALSIQVLSTNAYEGNPKYLIDRKQGTALSSSKPIDFRMVFTEPTDIDGLVIEEDISKGQHVETAEIHIVDESGVNHHVSDVHAIGYRKILRFDTIRAVSLTVKITSIRQYVALQSCYPLVAQDE, from the coding sequence ATGAATGAGGATTATCTCGCAAATGTAAGGCCTACAGCACGTCAAATTTCTTGGCAGAGTATGGAAATGTATGGTTTTATTCATTTTGGAATGAATACTATGACAGATCGTGAATGGGGGCTTGGCCATGAAGATCCGAAGCTATTCAATCCAGATAATTTAGATGTTGACCAGTGGCTTGATGCTTTACAATCGGCAGGTATGACTGGTGTGATTCTAACTTGCAAGCATCATGATGGTTTTTGCTTGTGGCCATCAAAGTACACCAAGCATACCATTGCGTACTCTCCATACAAAAATGGCAAAGGAGATATTGTGCGCGAAGTGAGTGAATCAGCTTGTCGACATAATATGAAATTTGGCGTATATCTTTCACCATGGGATCGTACCGAATCATCATACGGAACTGGCAAAATTTACAACGATTTTTATATTAATCAACTTGTTGAATTGCTAACGCACTATGGTCCTATTTTTTCCGTCTGGCTTGATGGTGCTTGCGGCGAGGGGGAGAATGGTAAAACACAAACTTATGACTGGCAACGAATCTATAGTACAATCCGTGCTTTGCAACCAGATGCTGTTATCAGTGTTTGCGGTCCAGATGTGCGTTGGTGCGGCAATGAAGCTGGTCATGCACGCTCTAACGAGTGGAGCGTATTGCCTACAGAATTACGTAGTGCTGAATTAACCTCTTCAAAATCACAACAATCAGATGATGGTAAGTTCTCTCGCAAATTTGCGTCTACTGATGAAGATTTGGGGTCTCGTAAAGCGCTTGCAAACTACGAAGGCGATTTTGCTTGGTATCCAGCAGAAGTTGATACCTCTATTCGCAAAGGTTGGTTCCATCACGATAATGAGGATAATAATGTTCGCAGTTCTGATGAATTATTTGATATATGGTGTCAATCTGTAGGGGGTAACTCAACACTTTTGTTGAATGTGCCGCCAACGCGTCATGGTTTATTAGCAGATTCTGATGTTAAGATTTTAAAAGAATTGGGCGATAAAATTCGTAAATTCCATGAGCGTGAATTACGAGATCCTGAAGCATTATCAATACAAGTTTTAAGTACTAATGCATATGAGGGAAATCCAAAGTACTTGATTGACAGAAAACAGGGTACGGCATTGTCATCTTCTAAGCCGATTGATTTTCGTATGGTATTTACTGAGCCTACTGATATTGATGGCTTAGTTATTGAAGAAGATATTAGTAAAGGACAACATGTTGAAACAGCTGAAATTCACATTGTTGATGAAAGTGGAGTAAATCATCATGTTTCAGATGTTCATGCCATAGGATATCGCAAAATTCTACGTTTTGACACGATTCGTGCAGTATCGTTAACTGTGAAAATAACTAGTATTCGTCAATATGTAGCTCTTCAATCATGCTATCCACTAGTTGCACAAGACGAGTAG
- a CDS encoding RbsD/FucU family protein: MLKGIDPIIPPELLKVLCEMGHGDVLVLADGNFPTESVGKDAIVVRCDGHGTSELLKAILKLMPLDQYTSKPVTLMEVVPGDPCETPIWNDYEDIISGFDKRGANAIGTLERFAFYDEAKNAYCVVATGERAQYANIMLRKGVVFAGE; the protein is encoded by the coding sequence ATGTTAAAGGGCATTGATCCCATTATACCGCCAGAATTATTGAAAGTACTTTGCGAAATGGGACATGGAGATGTTTTGGTTTTGGCAGATGGAAATTTTCCAACCGAATCGGTAGGAAAAGATGCAATTGTTGTTCGTTGCGATGGACATGGTACTTCAGAATTGTTAAAAGCTATATTGAAGCTTATGCCTCTTGACCAGTACACATCTAAGCCAGTTACTCTTATGGAAGTTGTTCCAGGGGATCCTTGTGAAACCCCAATTTGGAACGACTATGAAGATATTATCTCTGGTTTTGATAAGCGCGGCGCTAATGCCATAGGAACCTTAGAGCGTTTTGCATTTTATGATGAAGCTAAGAATGCATATTGTGTGGTTGCTACTGGTGAACGCGCTCAATATGCGAATATTATGCTTCGAAAAGGTGTGGTTTTCGCTGGAGAATAA